The sequence CGACCGGATCATCGCGATCACCCGAAACCTGGAATCTGTTGCCGAAGCCGAGGTGGAAGCCGTCGAGGCGGAGGCCGCTGAGGACGGTGACATACCGGCAGCGGAGGGTGCCAGCACAGGCAATGATGGCGTACCGTCGAGCGCAGCATCGGCGGAAGGCGAGGACTAGACCGATGAGCCATCCCACGCAGCACACCGGCAGCACGCCGGTGCGAACCTCGGCACGCAGCCTGCCGACCGCACAGCGGCCTGCCTCCATTCCCCCGGCAAGCGTTCCTCCGGCTGGACCGGGTGGGTCCCGCCCAGCCGGTGCGCAGACCACGTCGGCGCCGGAGCGCAGTCCTCGCACGGGCGCCGGTACGGGTGGGGCGGGGGCGTATGCGGGCACTTCCCGGCCCGCCGGCGGTACCACCGCCGGAGCCGCGACGGCCGGGGCCTCGGATACGGGCCCACGGCGGATCAGGCTCGCGGTTTCCCGGGTGGATCCGTGGTCGGTGATGAAGCTCTCCTTCCTGCTCTCAATCGCGATCGGCATCGGGATCGTCGTGGCTACGGCAGTGGTCTGGGGCGTGTTGAACTCGATGGAGGTCTTCGCCAAGATCCAGGGCCTGATCGAGGACATAGGCGCGATGGAGCAGTTCGGTGAGCTGCTTGAGTATGTGGAGTTCTCCCGGGTGATCTCCGTGGCCACGGTGGTGGCGATCGTGGACGTGGTGCTGCTCACGGCTCTGTGCACGCTGGGAGCCTTCGTCTACAACCTGGTGGCGGCGATGGTCGGTGGCCTGCACCTCACGCTCACCGATGAGTGAGTGGAGTGATCGGGCTCACGGCCGTGTTTTGGTCGCGGCACCGCCGCTAAGGTAGTGTGCTGCTCGCGCGCTCGCGTGAGAATCGTGAGTTTCGGGGCCTATAGCTCAGTCGGTTAGAGCGCTTCCCTGATAAGGAAGAGGTCGCTGGTTCGAGTCCAGCTAGGCCCACGTTGCCGGTCGTGGAGGGAGCATCCTCGTGAAGAAGGTTCTGGCCCTCGCCGCGCTGGTAGCAGCCGGCGTGGTCGTCTGGCGCAAGGTTGCCGAGGACCGTGAGGTCCGGCAGCAGTGGGAAGAGGTCACCGACCCGCTCCCCGAGTAGAATTGATCGGCGGGCGCACGCCGACCGCTCGCGTACGGGGGCACGCGAGGACAACTCCACATCCAGGGGCCATGGCGCAATTGGTAGCGCACCTGCTTTGCAAGCAGGGGGTTACGGGTTCGAGTCCCGTTGGCTCCACGTCTCCGACGCCCTGGCCTGGTTGAGGCCAGAGGTACTGCCCACGACGGCGATTCCTCCCTACCGCAGTAGGCGTTCGGCCAGCGCGGCGGCTCGGTGCAGAAACGGCTCGGAGGCGTCCGTGTCGAGCAGGTTGACCACCACGTGGTCTGCACCAGCAGCGTGCTGTGCGACCACCCGCTGAGCGAGGGCGTCCGGACCTCCGCGGCCCACCAGGGCGTCCACCAGCCGATCATCGAGGGTGTCCACTTCGGTGTCGCTGAACCCCATCCGAAGCGCGTTCTGTCGGTAGCCCGGTACCTGGAGCAGGAAGCCAAGAAGTTCTCGCGCCGCCGCTCGAGCCCGTTCCGCATCGGTGTCGAGAACGAGCATCTCGTCAACCACGAGGATGCGATCGGACCCGAGCCTCTGTCGCGCTCTTGCAGTGAACTCCGGGGTGACGAGAAGGGTGATCGCCCCGCCAAACCGGTCTCGTGCCATCGTGAGCTTCCGCGGCCCGAGGGCGGCGAGAAGCCTGCGCTCTCGCGGTATCGGCCGATCTGCCGCCTCCACCTGATCGAGGAAGGCGTCCATCGACGCCATCGGACGCGGTCCCTGCTGCGGCGCCCCGAGACCAACGACGAAGCGTCCCGGGTGCTCCTGCTGGATCTCCTCGTGGGCGGCGAGCACAGCTGCGTGATCGTGCACGTCCAGCGGAATAATGGCGGTACCGACGCGAATCGTGTTCGTGGCCCGGAGGATCTCATCGATCGGGGCAAGGGTCGCCAACTGCCCACCAGCGAGCCAGAGGGCGGAATAGCCCAGGCGCTCCAGCTCCAAGGCCTGTTTGAGGTGGCTGCCGTCCTCGGCCAGCTGAAGACTGGCCCCGAGGGGGCCGATGCTGGTCCGGTCCAGATGTGCAGGGCTCGGCTGGGTAGTCGTCATCTCGGGTTCCTCTCGGTGGACCATCGCGTCCGAACGATCGTAGAAACTGAACCTTGGTTGAGGTCAATCCGCGGGCGATGCAGAAAGGACGATGGGGCATCACTCATATGTGCGGTCGCGATGACAGCGGCGCGCACCTCGGTAACGTGCAGAACCCGTCGTCCGGTTCGGGGCGGCACCGTACCGAGGGAATCAGATGGACACGAAGTTGTGGGATCGCCGGAGTGTGCTGCGAGTGGCGGCGCTGGGTGGATTGACGGCTGGCGTCGTAGGCGGGGCAGCGCTCCCTGCGTCCGCGAGGCCGAAGCGTTTCGATCTGAGCGCACCGGCGCAGACGCTGTACAGCGGTGCCCCGCTGTCCTCGGTCACCGTGCAGCAGGCCTTTGCCTTTGAGCCCCGGTTCGGGCGGCTCTTTGTGGCCCAGCTGTTGGCGGGCTCACCGGGTACTGCCGGTGACCTGCGGATCAGCGAGATGAGTACCGATGGCCAGGTTCTCGGCTGGATGACCCTCCTTGGCTACGGACATGCGGTTTCTTTCGGTGTTCACCGCACCCGGACCGGCGGGCTGGACCTGTGGGTCGAGGGAGAAGCCAACCAGAACGGGTACGGCACTGTTCTGAAACAGGTGCCATGGCAGCACGACGCCGTCCTGGACCGGGATGATCCGCAAGCCAAGACGCACCGTCCCGTCCCGGAGGCCCTCGAATACACTTGTGCCATCGACCACCGGCATCGTCGGATGGCGCTGCGATACCACACCGACGCCGGTAAGCGACTGGCGATCGTCCCCCTGGCCGAGATGTTGCGCGGTGAGGTTCCCGAGCGGATCGCGGACTTTCCACAGCCGGAGGGTCTCGGAACGTTCCAGGGGTACGCACTGGACGGTGAGGATCTGTACACGATCGACGGCAACAGTTACAGCGACACCAATCCGTACCCCGGAAACACCTACCTCTCGCGGATCGAGTGGCGCACCGGCGAGCTGGTGGAGCGGGTGCACAACTTGACCGCCGACTCGCTCGACTTCCGGGAGCCGGAAGGGCTGGCCATCGGTCCGAACCGCCGGCCGTGGCTGCACCTGGGCTTTGCCTCGGGTGAGACCGGCGACCGGCGATCCAACCTCTACTTCCTGGATCGGCGCTAGCAGAGCTGCCGGCGATGAGTGCGCTGCGGGAGCAGGGTCAGGACTCCTCCATCTTCGCCTCGAGTGCGGCGATGAGCGCCTCGCTGCTCTCGGAGCTCGGTCGTTCCTTGGTGAGCTCTCGGAACTCGGCCTGGAACTCGTTCTGAGCGCTCTGAAACTCCTCGATCGCAGCCGTCCTTCGCTCGGTGGCCTCATCGATGGCCGGCCGGTCGTCGACGACGCCGGCACGCCCGACGTCCTCGGTCGCCTCTCGGACCGGTGGCCAGAGATCGAGCTGAGCCTGGGCATACTCGCGCATCCATTCGTGCTCGCCACCCGCGATCGCCTCCAGTACCTCAGTGCACCTGACCCGGGACCGGTCATAGTCGGCCATCACCTGGTCCAAGTCCGCCCGGGACATTCCCAGCCGCATATCCGAGATCGGGTCGGCGAGGGCGCCGCGGCATGCCCCGAAGTACTGCGACATCGAGGGCATCGCGTCCGCGATCGCCAGCAGGCGGTCGCGACTGATGCCGTAGGCGCTCTCGAACTCCTGGAACAGCGCCCCGATCTCCGGGTCCTCGGACACCGCCGGCAGTCCGCTCAGCCCCTCCATGTGATCGTCGAAGTAGGCAGCGGCCTCGTATGCCGCGGCGACGTGCTCCTCCACGGGTGCGCCATCGGTAAGGTCGAGCCAGCCGGACTCCGTGCTCGAGACGATCATCACGAAGTACCCGGTCGAGGTATCGGTAAAGCTCGCCGCCAGCTCGTAGTCCCGGCGGTCGGGCGCTGACCACACGGTCATCGACAGCACCACCAGCACAACCGCGACCATGGCCGCCAGGCCGGCCGCCGACAGCCCGATCACCCACCCTCGACGCCTGCGCTTGCGCGGCGCCGGCCGTTGACCTGAAGGTGAGGCCCCGCCGTCGTGCTGGACCTGACGTCCTTCCCCTACGTGCTCATTGTTCATGGTGTTTCCCCTCTTCCCCATTCCCCTGGCGCGCCACTGTACGCCCTAGCGGCGCCGCTGGCCGCGCTCCACAGGCTCACCGCACGGTGAGGCACGATGGTGGCATGTCCAGTCAGATCTCAGCCCTCGCGATCGATGCCCGCAACCCTCGGCGGGTGGCCGACTTCTGGTGCGCGGCCCTCGGCTGGAACCGGACCGACGAAGAGGACGGCCTGATCACGATCGGTCCGGCGGACGGTTCCTGGCCGACGATCGACGTGGTGGCCGTACCTGAGAGCAAAACGATCAAGAACCGCCTGCACCTGGACCTGCGCGCCGACGGACTGCCGACTCGTGCTGAGCTCGACCGGCTGCTGGGCCTCGGTGCCCAGCGCGCAGACGTCGGCCAGGACGCCGACGCCCCCTGGGTGGTGCTCGCCGATCCCGAGGGGAACGAATTCTGCCTGCTGCGCCGTACTGTGCAGGAAGCGCGAGCCGCCGGCTAGCCGTACCCAGCCATCCGTACCTGGCCATCTGAACCTGGCCATCCGATCGGTGGTACTTGGCGAAGCCCGTTTCCGTGCGGGACCTACGTCCTGAGTTTCTCTCGTCACCGGAGGGAAGCATCGGCCGACCGACCGGTGCCGGGCAACGCTCTGGTGAGCAGCACACCGAATCCTGCGAGTAGCGCCAGGATCCACAGAGCGGTGTGCTGGCCGGCGAGCTCCGCCGTCGTGCCGCCTCCGAGACTCTCGCTCCTGGCCGCTGCCAGCGCGGCCAGCAGGGAGAGGCCGACGGCGCCACCTCCCTGGTAGGCACTGGTCGCCAGGCCGGAGGCCGCTCCGGCGTCCCGACCCGGGACGCCGCTGGTGCAGACCACGAAGGCGGTCACGATCGACATCCCCAACCCGAGCGCCCATGGCAACGCCGGTAGCAGCAGCCCGGTGACCAGAGTGCCCGTCTCGGTACTGGTCTGGGTCCAGAGGGCGAGCGAGACGCCCTGGATCGCGAACCCCAAACCGAGCACCTGGCGAGGTGCTACCCGGGCGAGCAGCCAGGGGGCGAGCTGGGTGCCTGCGAACATGGCCAGCGGCAGCGGTAGATAAACCAACGTTGCCGCTGCCGGGCTCAGGCTTCGCACCTGTTGCAGGTACAGCGTGACGAGGTAGAACGTGGCGAGCAAGATCGTGCCGACGAGCATGAAGAGCACCGCACCGACCGTGACCGAGCGTCGCCGAAGCAGCGCTCGCGGGATCAGCGGTTCACGCGCCGAGCGCTGCCGCCACACCAGGACCGCCGCGCACACCAGTGCACCGATCGCCGCGCCGGTCCACGGAATCGGCCCGGGTTCGGCAAGAGCCGTGGCGGCGAGGGCAAGCAGCGCCACCGCCCCGGTAGCAGCCACTCCGCCGAGAATATCGAGCCGGGCCGCGGAGCGGGGCAATGCGGGGAGCACCGTCCGGGCGAGCAGCAGCACCACTGCACCGAGTGGCACATTCAGCCAGAAGATCCACGACCACTGGATACCAGCGAGCAGACCGCCGACCACCAGTCCGACCGGTGCCGCGATCCCACCCATACCGGCGAAGATGGCCAGCGCCCGGTTGCGCTGTGGTCCCTCCGCGAAGATCGCGGCGATCAGGGCAAGAGCAGCGGGAACCACCAGAGCCGCACCCAGCCCCTGGGCCGATCGTCCGATCAGCAGCTGCCAGGACTCACTCGCCAGCGCGCACCCGGCCGACGCCAGCGTGAACAGCGCGGTGCCGACCAGGAACAGCCGGCGATGGCCGACCACATCACCAAGCCGTCCGGCGAGCAACAACATCCCGGCGAACGGGATCAGGTAGCAGGTGATCAGCCACGACACCGCCGATCCGTCGAATCCCAGTTCCTCCTGGATCACCGGCAGCGCGATGTTCACCACAGAGGCATCCATGACGGTGAGGAACTCGATAG is a genomic window of Ruania zhangjianzhongii containing:
- a CDS encoding DUF3566 domain-containing protein, whose product is MKLSFLLSIAIGIGIVVATAVVWGVLNSMEVFAKIQGLIEDIGAMEQFGELLEYVEFSRVISVATVVAIVDVVLLTALCTLGAFVYNLVAAMVGGLHLTLTDE
- a CDS encoding DLW-39 family protein; translated protein: MKKVLALAALVAAGVVVWRKVAEDREVRQQWEEVTDPLPE
- a CDS encoding TIGR03620 family F420-dependent LLM class oxidoreductase yields the protein MTTTQPSPAHLDRTSIGPLGASLQLAEDGSHLKQALELERLGYSALWLAGGQLATLAPIDEILRATNTIRVGTAIIPLDVHDHAAVLAAHEEIQQEHPGRFVVGLGAPQQGPRPMASMDAFLDQVEAADRPIPRERRLLAALGPRKLTMARDRFGGAITLLVTPEFTARARQRLGSDRILVVDEMLVLDTDAERARAAARELLGFLLQVPGYRQNALRMGFSDTEVDTLDDRLVDALVGRGGPDALAQRVVAQHAAGADHVVVNLLDTDASEPFLHRAAALAERLLR
- a CDS encoding teichoic acid biosynthesis protein C, whose translation is MDTKLWDRRSVLRVAALGGLTAGVVGGAALPASARPKRFDLSAPAQTLYSGAPLSSVTVQQAFAFEPRFGRLFVAQLLAGSPGTAGDLRISEMSTDGQVLGWMTLLGYGHAVSFGVHRTRTGGLDLWVEGEANQNGYGTVLKQVPWQHDAVLDRDDPQAKTHRPVPEALEYTCAIDHRHRRMALRYHTDAGKRLAIVPLAEMLRGEVPERIADFPQPEGLGTFQGYALDGEDLYTIDGNSYSDTNPYPGNTYLSRIEWRTGELVERVHNLTADSLDFREPEGLAIGPNRRPWLHLGFASGETGDRRSNLYFLDRR
- a CDS encoding VOC family protein, with protein sequence MSSQISALAIDARNPRRVADFWCAALGWNRTDEEDGLITIGPADGSWPTIDVVAVPESKTIKNRLHLDLRADGLPTRAELDRLLGLGAQRADVGQDADAPWVVLADPEGNEFCLLRRTVQEARAAG
- a CDS encoding MFS transporter, with translation MTALAMRSQRRARWGFVVLGAIEFLTVMDASVVNIALPVIQEELGFDGSAVSWLITCYLIPFAGMLLLAGRLGDVVGHRRLFLVGTALFTLASAGCALASESWQLLIGRSAQGLGAALVVPAALALIAAIFAEGPQRNRALAIFAGMGGIAAPVGLVVGGLLAGIQWSWIFWLNVPLGAVVLLLARTVLPALPRSAARLDILGGVAATGAVALLALAATALAEPGPIPWTGAAIGALVCAAVLVWRQRSAREPLIPRALLRRRSVTVGAVLFMLVGTILLATFYLVTLYLQQVRSLSPAAATLVYLPLPLAMFAGTQLAPWLLARVAPRQVLGLGFAIQGVSLALWTQTSTETGTLVTGLLLPALPWALGLGMSIVTAFVVCTSGVPGRDAGAASGLATSAYQGGGAVGLSLLAALAAARSESLGGGTTAELAGQHTALWILALLAGFGVLLTRALPGTGRSADASLR